The Streptomyces sp. A2-16 sequence CGCCAGGCGGACGTGGGTTACATCACCCCGCACGACACCGACCAGGCCCGGGCGATCGTCGCCGAGATCCGCGCCGAACAGGAGGCGGCCGGGCGATCGGGTGAACCCCTGCATGTCTTCGGCGACCTGGTCGTCTTCCTCGACGACGACCAGGCGGCCGCGGAGGACCGGCGCGCACGTCTGGACGCACTCGCGGGCGAGCCGTACACCAGTGATGCCCGCGTCTTCGCCGGCACCGCGGCCCAACTCGCCGACCTGCTGGTCGAGTTCCGGGAGGCGGGCCTCACCGGATTCCGGCTGCGGCCCGCCGTGCTCGGCCACGACCTCCCGGCGATCACCCGCGGCCTGGTCCCCGAACTCCAGCGCCGGGGCGCCTTCCGCACCGCCTACGAGGCCGACACCCTGCGCGGCCTGCTGGGCCTCGCCCGCCCCGCCAACCGCTACGCCGCAGCTTCCGCCTGAGCCGGAGGGATCCCGAACCATGTCCAAGCCCCTGAAGCAGATCCACCTGGCCGCCCACTTCCCCGGCGTCAACAACACCACCGTGTGGAGCGACCCCGAGGCCGGCAGCCACATCGAGTTCAGCTCCTTCGCGCACTTCGCGAAGACGGCCGAACGCGCCAAGTTCGACTTCCTGTTCCTCGCCGAGGGCCTGCGTCTGCGCGAACAGGACGGCAAGATCTACGACTTGGACGTGGTCGGCCGCCCCGACACCTTCACCGTCCTCGCCGCCCTGGCCGCGGTCACCGAACACCTGGGCCTGACCGGCACCATCAACTCCACGTTCAACGAGCCCTACGAGGTGGCCCGCCAGTTCGCCAGCCTCGACCATCTCTCCGGCGGCCGCTCCGCCTGGAACGTCGTCACCTCCTGGGACGCCTTCACCGGCGAGAACTTCCGTCGTGGCGGCTTCCTGCCGCAGGAGGAGCGATACTCCCGCGCCAAGGAGTTCCTCGCCACCACCCAGGAGCTCTTCGACTCCTGGCACGGCGACGAGATCCTCGCCGACCAGGCCTCGGGCGTCTTTCTCCGGGACGCGAAGGCCGGCTCCTTCGTCCACAACGGGCAGCACTTCGACATCCACGGCCAGTTCAACGTCCCGCGCTCCCCGCAGGGCCGCCCGGTGGTCTTCCAGGCCGGAGACTCCGAGGAAGGACGCGAGTTCGCCGCGTCCGGTGCCGACGCGATCTTCAGCCGGTACGCCACCCTCAAGGAGGGCCAGGCCTTCTACACCGACGTCAAGAACCGCCTCGCCAAGTACGGCCGCCGCCACGACCAGTTGCTCATCCTGCCCGCCGCCTCCTTCGCCCTCGCCGACACCGACGCCGAGGCCGAGGAACTGGCCCGGATCGTCCGACGCCGGCAGGTCAGCGGGGCCACCGCGCTCAAGCACCTGGAGTTCGTCTGGAACAGGGACCTCTCGTCGTACGACCCGGACGGGCCGCTGCCCGAGATCGACCCGCTGGTGAGCGAGGAGCACATCTCCCGGGGCCGCGCCCAGGTCCGCATGTACCGCGACCCGCTGGCCACCGCCCGCGAGTGGCGCGAACTGGCCGCCGCCAACAAGTGGTCCATCCGCGACCTGGTCATCCACACCGGCAACCGGCAGAACTTCATCGGCTCTCCGGAGACGATCGCCCGCACCATCAACGAGTACGTCCAGGCCGACGCGAGCGACGGATTCATCCTGGTCCCGCACATCACCCCGACCGGCCTCGACGCCTTCGCCGACAAGGTCGTCCCGCTCCTGCAGGAACAGGGCGTCTTCCGCACCGACTACGAGGGCCCGACCCTGCGCCACCACCTCGGCCTCGCGCACCCCGACGACACCCGGGGCGAGGAGCGGGTGGCCTGACCCCCGTAGAGACCGGTGCGGCCGACGCTCACTCCGCCCAGTCGAGCTGATGCTCGGGCGTACCCACCGACCGACCGTACGCGACCGCTTCGGCGCGGCCCTTCTCGTCGCCGCGCCGATAGCGGAAGACCCGTCCGGCGAAGACCACCACACACTCGTCCCCGGCCGTGAAGTCGGCGTACCAGCCGTTGTCCGGCTCCAGGGCCGCGGCGAGCGCGTCCGCGAGGGCTTGGACGTCCTCGCCGTCGCTCTCCCACTCGACGAGCGTCCACACGGGCGGCTGCGCGGCGCTCGCCCCGCCGATCTCCACCCGGTGGACCTTCCGCAACCGCAGCCCGCGCGGCTCGAACACGGCTCCGGGCCGCAGGCTCTCGCCGATGACGTATCCGGTGATCACGCGCTGTCTCCCTGTTTCTCGGGGGCTTCGCGTACGAGGCTACGGCCGCCCTCCAGACCCTGGGACAGTGACCGGCCGAGGACGGCGCCGATGAGCCGTACCTTCTCGAACCGGTCCAGTGAGACCGGCCCCGACGGCGGCGGGCCTCGGTCCGGTACCCATGTGAAAGTGCCGGTGAACGCCGCGTGGCCGGAAGCACGTTTCCCTCCCCCGAAGGCTACGTGCTTCCGGCCATTCCCCCGGCGCCGGACAGATGGTCCAGCCTCGCCCGTGTGCGGCCGTACGTGCTGTCACCAGCACATGACCGCGGTTTCCCCCGAACCCCACGCGGAGTACAGGCGCACACGGACGAAGTAGCGGCGGCCCTTCACGAGACGGGCCTTGAGTGTTGCGTTGTGCGGAGTGCCTCCGTCGTCGTGGCCGTTGAGGTAGCGGGCTTCTCCGTCCCGTTCCTCGAAGACCACGACGACGGTGTCGCCGTCGCCGAAGGTGCCCACCGTGTACTCGCGGGTCTCCGGCGGTTCCACGGTGAAGTCGGCCTGCTCACCCGGACCGAGCCCGAGCGGCACGGACCGGAAGGGCACCAGCTCCGGCGGCCGGACCTGCTCGGTCGGCGGGTACCAGCGCAGGACGTACTCCTTGTCGGCGGCCGACAGCGTGCCGGGCGGGTTGAGCCCCGCGCGGAACTGCTCGGGCTCCAGGATCTGCCCCGCCTCGAAGGGAAACTCCATGATCGACTGCGGGTCCCAGACGGAGCCGTTGACCTCGTCCGGGTGCAGCTTGCGCAGGATGTTGAAGAACGTCCGGTCCCGGCTCCAGAAGTTCGGCGGACCCGCCAGATCGGCGTACACGGCCTCGTCGTCCCAGTGGAGCCCGGCGAACGGACTCTGGTGCTCGTGCAGCATGCCGAGCGCGTGCCCGATCTCGTGCAGGGCCGTCCCGCGCTCCCCGGGCGCGGTCAGGTCCCAGCCGAAGTTCATGGTGCGATCGTTCAGACCGACGAGGAGCGCGTCCCTGCCCACCGCCGACCAGGAACCGTCCCCCAGTTGGAATCCGATCCGCAGTTCTGCCTCCGAACGGTCACCGACCTCGGCGAACCGCACCCCGATGCCGAGGTCCTGCCATTCCTTGAAGCACTCGCGCACCACGTCCCGCTGCTCCTTGGCGCCGACCCACGACACCCGACGGGACTGCCCGGTCCCCGGAACCGGAATGACCGAACCGTCGGTGTCGCCGTCGAAGAAGCAGTAGTGCAGGACCGTGCTGTTGACCCACATCCGGCTGCCGCCGATGAGCGCACTCAGCCGCTCGGCGGCCAGCCCCGGCGCGTACACCGGAGCCGACTGCTGCGCGAGGGAGCAGTAGCGTGCGGTCATGGGGTTCAGAGTGCCGTCGGGCCGCCCCGGGGCGCCTGAGTCGGGGGCTACTCAAGTCCCGGTGTATCAGACCTGAGTAGCGGTGCTCTTGCTTCCGTGATGACTTTCGAACGGGACGCGAAGACCCTGGAACTGCCCTGGCCGTTCACCGGGCGGGAGGACGAACTCGAGCTGATCCGCCGGTCCGTGGCCGGGGGACGGCACGGCATCGTCGTGACAGGGCCCGCGGGCCAGGGCAAGACCCGGCTCGTCACGGAGGCCGTGCGCGGCACGGACTGCGCCAGGGTGGCGGGCACGCCCGAGACCCGCACCCTCCCGTTCGCCGCCTTCGCGCACCTCCTGCCGGAGACCGTGTCCCTGCATCACGCGGTCCAACTGCTCTCCGGTGTACGGCTGTTGCTGGTCGACGACGCCCACCTGCTGGACGACGCCTCGGCGGCCCTGGTCCACCAGCTCGCCGTGCACGGCCGCACCCGGCTCCTGGTCGTCGCCACCGAGGGCCCGCGGGCGCCGGGCGCGATCTCCCGACTGTGGACCGGGGAACTCCTGCCGCGGCTGGCCCTGGAACCGCTGCCCCGCGAGGAGATGGCGCAGCTGCTCGCGGCCGGCGCCGGCGGCCTCGACGTCCTCACCGTCAACCGGCTGCACCGCCTGTGCCGGGGCGATCTCCGGCTGCTGCGCGAGCTGGTGGACGCGGTGCGCGGGCGCGGACTGCTGCGCCGGGTCCCGGGCGCGGGCGAGTGGGAGTGGCGCGGCCCGGTGCCGGTCACCGCGACCCTGCGCGAGCGCACCGCGCACCTCCTCGACCGCTCCGGTCCCGGCGAGCGCGAGACCCTGGACCGCCTGGCCTTCGGCGAGCCGCTCCCGATGGACGCCGACACGCTCGACCTGGACGCGCTCGAAGGCCTGGAGGCCGACGGCCTGGTCCACGTCGACGAACAGGGCGCCGCCCGCCTCGCCCACCCCCTCCACGGCCCGGTGCTGCGGGCGGCCGCGGGACGCCTGAGGGCCCGCCGCCTGTCCAGCACCCCGTCCGACCGCACGGCCGCCCTGGAGTCCGAGACGGCCGCCCTGACCCGGGCGATCGCCGAGACGGACGTACGGGCCGTACCGGCCCCGGTGGGGGAGTGGCTCGTGGACGAGGGCCTCGGAGTGCCGGCCCGGCACGCCGCCGTACGAGCACGGTTCGCGCGTCTGCGGGGGGAGCTGCGGGAGGCCGCGGCCTGGGCGAGGGAGGGACTGCGGGCCGCTGCCGACGACCTGGCCTGCGGTCTCGAACTCACCCTGGCCGCGGCGCAGTCGGGGGACGCCGAAGGGATCGCCGACGGGGGACCGGTGGTACCCGGGGCCGGGTACCGCGAGGGCCGACTCACCTCGACCGGAACCGCATCCGGCACCTCGCGACCCGCCGGTGACCCACCTCGCCCTCACGGCGCGGCCAACTCGCCGGAGGCCGCGGGCGGTTCGGCGGCCACCTGGTGGGCCGCCGCCCACGGCGACCTCGACGCGGCGCTCGGCGCGGTCGGCGCGGAGCCGTACGACGCCGTCCGGCTCGGCGCACCCGACCGCGCCGAAGGGCGGCTGACCGGAGTCTTCGCCGAGCACGCCGACGCGCTCGCCCGCGGCGACGGAGCCGCCCTCGACCGTGCGGCGCACACCCTGGAGGAGCGCGGTTTCCTGCTCTTCGCGGCGGAGGCGTACGCCCAGGCCGTACGGGCGCACCGCGACCCCGGTGCCGCCCGCACCTCGCGCACCCGTGCCGTCGCCCTGGCCCGCCGCTGCCAGGGCGCCCGCACCCCGGCCCTGTCCGGACTGGTCCTCGGCGAACTCACGGCCCGCCAGCGGCAGATCGTCACCCTCGCGGCCACCGGCCTGAGCAACCGCCAGATCGCGGAGAAGCTCACCCTCTCCGTCCGCACGGTCGGCAACCACCTCTACAGCGCCTACGCCCGCCTCGGCGCGAGCGACCGCGACGCGCTGCCGTGCCTGGTGGAGCTGCCGGAGGCCCAGCCCGCCTGAGCCGGACACCGGACCGGGGCGGTCTGACCCCCAGTATTCGGGGGAGGGGTCAGGCCGCCCCACGCACCACCCCGGCGCGGTTCACGCCGTCCCACGCACCACCCCGGCGCGGTTCACGCCGTCCCACGCACCACCCCGGCGCGGCTCACGCCGTCCCACGCACCGTTCCGGCGCGGCTCACGCCGCCCCGAACGCCGAGAACGCCCATCCCGTCGCCTGATGCACCGCGTCCCCCGGCAGCGAGCCCCGCGCGTCACGCAGCGCCTCCGCCATCGACGCCCCCGCGCTGAGACCCTTGTGCAGCGCGAGCATCAGGGGCACCACCGCCTCGTCGTTGACCGGCGCACTGCAGGCCACCACGCCCGCCGTGCCCAGCGGCAGCAGCGCGGTGACCAGGCCGAGCAGCTCGTCCGCGCCGACCGAGGCGAACCGGGCGGTGTCGCAGCAGGACAGGATGATCCGGTACGGGCTGCGGTCGAGGCGCTCGAAGTCGTGGACGATGAGCGGCCCGTCGGCCATCCGCAGGGACGAGAACAGCGGGCTGTCCGCACGGAACGTGCCGTGCGCGGCGATGTGCGCCAGCGTCGCCCCGTCCAGTTCCTCCAACACCCGCGGCACACGCGCGTCCTCGTGCTCCAGGACGGTCGCGGAGCCGTACCGTCCGGCCAGTTCGGGCACCTCGGCGCCCCCGCTCGCGAGGCCCGGCCCGCGGACGAGCACCTGACGTCCGCCGTACGGTGGCGCGGTCTCCCGCGCACGCAGCCAGCTGCTCGCCGACGGCGACACGCTGAACACCCGCTCCCGCAGCGAGGGCAGCAGTGCCCACGGCACCTGGTGCAGCCGCCCTGGCGGCACCACCACGACCGGTCCGGAGCCGAGCTGCGCGGCGGCCGGCCCGAGCAGCAGCTCCTCCAGGCGCCGCCCCGCCGCCTCCACCACCGGCAGGCGGGCCTCCGCCCCCGGGTGGGCCAGCCGTCGGAGCCCCGACTGGACATGCTCGGCCTCGCGCTCCGCGTCGGCCAGCAGCCCGCCCTCGAACCGCCGCACCCTTCCCTGCGCGCACAGCAGCACCTGAACCCGCCCGTCGAGCACGGCGAGTTCGACCAGCCGTACGTCGTCACCGAGCCGTTCCAGCAGTACGCCGGGGTCGAACCGGTAGCCGTCACCGGGAGCGTCGCCCCGCATGTGGAGGGTCCGGGAGCGGATCTCCCGTTCCAGGCGCCGCTGTTCACGCTCCAGCGTCGGCACCGGCCGGCCCTCCATCCGGGCCCCCTCCGCGCGTGCCGCTATCTCGCGGAAGGCGGTGAGGTCGCTGAGCAGCGCCGGGTCGGCCGGCGGGCGGGTCGGCGGCGCGGTCAGCACCGTGGCCCGCCAGCGCTCGCTCCACACCAGCAGCCGCCGCGGCCCGCCCGAGGCGAGCGAGGTCCGCGCGGCGAGTCCGGCGAGCTCGGCGCCCTGCGCGGTGGCCCGCGCCCGCAGTTCCGAGGCGCCCAGGGTCGTACGGTGAGCGTCGAGCACGTCCAGGCCGCGGCGACAGGCTTCCAGCACCCGCCGGTCGGAGCCCACGGCCCGCGCCCACAGCGCCTGCGCGGCCCATCCCGTCATCCGCGCCAGCGGCGGCCCGCTGTGCCGGCTGCGGGCGGCCACCTCCAGGTGCCGTCGGGCATCCTCCCGCCACCCCAGGCCGAGCGCGATCCGGCCCGCCAGCAGCGAGGCCTCAGGGGCGGCCGGCGCCTCGAAGGAGGCCAGCCGGTCGGCGACCGCGGCCGCGTCCGCGACCAGCCGGCCCGAGCCGCGCCCGGCGGCGACCCGCGCCTCGATCAGCACCAGCCGGGCATGCGTCTCCCACCAGGTGCGCCGCTGCCCCGCGAACAGCCGTACGGCCATGTCGGCGCGCGCGATCGCGGTGTGCGCGTCGCCCGCGTGCCGGGCCGCCCGCGCGGCGGCGAGCAGCAGCTCCGCCTTGCGGGTGGACTGTCCGCCGATCCCGTCGAGCACCTTGATCGCCGCGTCCGCCTCCGCGAGCGCCTCCGGGGCGAGGCCCGCGGCCATCAGGACCTCGCAGCGCCGGATGGTGAGCATGAACATCGGGGTGCCGAGCTTGGCGTACCGCTCCTGCGCCTCGTCGAGCAGCCGCAGCGCGGCCGGGACGTCCCCCGACCGGTACGCGGCAAGGCCCCGGCTCTCCACCGCGTCGGCCTTGTCGTGCTCCTGGCCCGTGGTGTCCCACAGGGCCTCGGCCGCCGTGAAGTCGGCGTCCGCCCGCTCGACCGCCCCGAGCGCCAGATGCACGGTGGCCCGCAGGGTCAGCGCCCGCGCCGTCCAGATGACGTCGCCCGCCTGCCGCAGCACCGGCACCGCCCGCCGTACGTCCTCCAGCGCCTCCCGGTGATGCCCGAGCACCCACGAGGCGTAGGCGCGCCGGAACAGGACCTGTGCTCTGGTGTGACCGCTGCTGACCGCGACACCCCGCTCCAGCGACTCCAGGCCCTGCCGGGTGCGCCCCGCGTGCACCAGCGCCACACCGAGCGCGGCCAGCGCGTCCGCCTCTCGGTCGGGCGACTCCGAGCGCGCGCCGAGATCGCGGGCCCGGCGCAGATGGTCCAGGGCGATCCGCATGTCGCCCCAGTCCCGCTGCCAGATGCCGATGACCTGGTGGGCGACGGAGGCGTGCAGCGGTGAGGGCTCCGAGCCGAGTACTTCCTCCGCCCTCGCCAGCGCCTGGTTGGGGGCGGCGAACACCATCGGCAGAAGTTCGAGAACCGTGTCGCTTCCCGCTGTCACTCAAAGGATGGTAGTGGCCCAGGTGGCAGGCCACACCGGTTTGGCGCTGTATCAATCATCGGCCCCGCGGCTCTGACTGACGACCGCCGCCTCAGTGGGAGGACACGCCATGGCACCTCAGCGATTCCACGAGCAGTTCGACCAGATCCAGCGTTCCATGCCCGACGTCCCGCTGGCCCTCGGCCCCGACGACGCCTCGGAGTTCATCTACGAGAAGGGCGTCGTCCTCGCCCGCGACGGGCGCGACGCGGCGCTCGTCGAGCAGACCGTGCGCAGCCACTTCACCGAGGCGACCGGTCTGACCGGCGACTACGTGCAGCGGGACAGCCCCGAGACCAACCGCTCGGGCATCACCCGCATCAAGGTCGGCGACCCGGGCCACGGCGACCGGCGCGGCGACCGTGCCGTCACCCACGCCCTGCGCGCCCTGAGCGAACGCGAGGGACGCGCCGGACGCCGCATGGTCAGCCGCAACCACGTGGTGTCGATCGCGGTCAACTCCTGCCCGGGCGACGAGCCGGTTCCCGCCTCGCTCAGCCAGGGCACCAACCCGGCCCCCGGGGAGGCGGGCCACGACGCCGGCACCGCCGTGGGCGTCCTCGTCGTCGACAACGGCCTCACCCACGACCACGCGCTCGTCCCGCTGCTCGCCCACGTCGACGGCGACCTGCACGGCACCGAGACCGACCCGGCCGGAAACCTCCTCCAGTACGTCGGGCACGGCACGTTCATCGCCGGAGTCCTCGCGGCCGTCGCGCCCAACACCGACATCACGGTCCGCAGCACCCTCAACGACGCGGGCGCCATCCTGGAGTCCGAGCTCGGCGAGAAGCTCTTCGATGCCGTCGACGGCGGCTGGCCCGACATCATCAGCCTCTCCGCGGGCACCTCCAACGGCCGCACCGACGGCCTGCTCGGCATGGACGCCTTCATGGAGGAACTGCGCGCCCACGACACCCTGTTGGTCGCCGCGGCCGGCAACAACGCCAGCGCCAGCCCCTTCTGGCCCGCCGCCTACGCCGACCTGCCCGACTACCGGGACGTCGTCCTGTCGGTCGGCGCCCTGCGCGGCGACGGCGAGTTCGGCGCCTGCTTCAGCAACCACGGCTCCTGGGTGAAGGTCTACGCCCCCGGCGAGCGTCTCACCAGCACCCTCACCGGCTTCGACGCCCCCGTGCCGTACCTGTACCAGCACTCCACGTACGAGGCCTGCCGGTACGGCTTCACCTACGTGTGCACCTGCCAGTCCCCTTCCCACGTCGGCGTGTTGAGCGAGGACGGCACGGTCGCGAAGCCGGACCAGGTGATGTTCGAGGGCTACGCGCACTGGAGCGGCACCTCCTTCGCCACTCCGGTCGTCGCAGGGCTGGTCGCCGCCCACATGACCGCGAACAAGGAGACCGACCCGCGCGCGGCCCGGCGGCAACTGCTCGCCGCCAACACCCAGTTCGCCGAAGTGCGCGGGGCGCATGTACCGGCGCTGCGGCCCGCCGGCTGGCGCCCGGTGCCGGTCGTGCAGCGTCCGGTCGGCACATGAGGGCCGGAGTGGTCCCTTCCACGGCGTACGATGACTTGCCGTACACGAGGGGTGGGACCGTGGACCGAGCAGATGTCGGTGCGCTGGTCCAGTCCGCCGTCGACGGCGACGCGGCGGCCTGGAAGGCGCTCGTGGAAGGACTGAGCCCACTGGTGTGGGCGGTTGTGCGCGCGCACCGGCTCTCCGACGCCGACGCGCACGAGGTGTACCAGACCGTGTGGTTCCGCTTCGCCCAGCACCTCGGGCGGATCCGCGAACCCGACAAGGCCAAGTCCTGGCTGGCGAGCACCGCGCGCCACGAGTGCCTGAAGGTGCTCAAGAGTTTAAGGCGGCTGACCGTCACGGACGATCCGCAGCTCTTGGACCGGATCAGCGAGGACCGTACGCCCGAGCAGTCGTTCATCGACTCCGAGGAGGCCGCCGCCCAGAGCGAGCGGGTGCGGTACCTGTGGCAGGAGTTCGAGGAACTCGGTGAGCGCTGCCGTCAGTTGCTGCGCATCCTGATGGCCTCGCCGAAGCCGGGCTACCAGGAGGTGTCCGCCGCCCTCGGCATCGCGGTGGGCAGCATCGGACCACTGCGCCAGCGCTGCCTCAGGCGGCTGCGGGCACGGCTGGAAGCCCGGGGGGCGATGTGAGCGACATGAACGAGATGCACGACATGAACGACGACGCCGACGATGACGGTGTCTTCGAGTTCGACGAAGCGGCCCTGCCGGACGAGGAGTTCGCCCTGGACATGCTGGAGGAGGAACTCCGGCAGGCCACGGCCATCCTGGACCCCGTGCCGCCCGGCCTGCGGCAGATCGCCGTCGAGGCGTTCGCACTGCACGATCTGGACAGCCGGATCGCCGAACTGTCCTTCGACTCGGTGGTGGACGCCATCCCGGTGCGGGGAGCGACGGGGGCGCCGCGGATGCTGACCTTCCACGCCGGCGAGGTGACGGTCGACGTCGAACTCACCCCGCAGGGCCTCATGGGGCAGGTGCTGCCGCCCCAGTCGGCCCGGGTCGAGGTGCTCAGCGGACCGCAGGCGGGCTCGCCGCTCACGACCGACGACATGGGGCGCTTCAGCTACGAGGCGTCCCCGGCCGGTCCCTTCGCGCTACGGCTGCGCACGGGCGAGGCGGTGATCGTCACCGACTGGCTCACCGTCTGATCCCGCTGCCCCGCTCACCAGGTGACGGGCAGGGTCTGCGGTCCGCGGATCATCGTCTTCCGGCGCCAGACGACCTCGTCGGCCGCAACCGCGAGCCGCAACCCCGGCAGCCGGTCGAGCAACGTGTCGACCAGGAGCTCGGTCTGGAGCCGGGCGAGCACCGCGCCCGTGCAGTAGTGCGGGCCGTTGCCGAAGGCCAGGTGCGGGTTGGGCTCCCGGTCCGGGTCGATGCGGTCCGGGTCCGGGAAGACCTCAGGGTCGCGGTTGGCGGCCAGGTAGGAGACGTACACCGCGTCGCCCGCGCGGATCCCGCATCCGTGCAGGTCGACGTCCTCCAGGGCGATACGGGCCAGGCCCACCGAGGTGCGGTGCGGAATGTGCCGCAGCAGCTCGTCGAGCACGGTGCCACGGGCCTCCGGCTGATGACGCATGCGGTCCATCAGCTCGGGCCGGGTCAGCAACAGGTACAGCATCTGGCCGCAGTTGTGGGTGACGGCCTCGCCGCCGATCTGGAGCGGACCCGCTAGCCCCACCGCCTCCGTCTCGCTGATCTCACCCCGGCGCACGGCGGCCCCGAGCAGCGAGTACACGTCGTCACCGCTGCTGAGGGCACGGGCCCGGACGGTCTCTGTGATCCAGCCGTACAGCCCGTTCTTGGCCTTCTCCGCGGCCTCGGCGCCGCCGGAGGTGGAGATGATCCGCCGGGTCCAGGCGTGCACCTGCTCGCGGTCGGCGGCGGGTACGCCCATGACCTCGCTGACGACGGAGATCGGGAAGGGTTCGAGGACGCGCTCGACGAGATCCGCGGGCGGCCCGTCCTGTACGAGACCGTCGACCAGGCCGTCCAGCATCTCCTGCGCCCTGGGCCGCAGCCGCTTCGTCGCCGCCACGGTGAACGCCCCGGCGACCACCTTGCGCAGCCGGTTGTGGTCGGGCTGGTCGGCGAAGGCGAGCGAACCGGGACGCGGCTTGAAGTGCGGAGCCAGCCGAGTCACCTGACGATGGGTCACCTCTTCGCGGCTGAACCGCGGATCATTGGTGATCGCCCTGACATCCGCGTAACGGGTGGCCAGCCACGCCCAGCCCTCGCCGTGCGGCAGCCGGATCCGGCTCAGCGGCCCCTCGCGCATCAGCTCGGCGAGCACCGGGTCGAACTCGGTCCCGGCCAGGTCGAGCGGCGGCCACTCCCGCACCGGGGGCGGGGCCTGCTCTGCCAGCGTGGTGGTCTCCTCGGTCATGCCACCCACCCTCACCGCCGCCCGGCCGCGTGTCGCGCGGGAGTGCTCCAGGCGGAGTCAGCCGAGCGCGTCCACGAGAGCGGCGAGCGCCTGCGCGAGCGCGTGGAGCCCCGGCCCGGCGGGCCCGCCCGGTTCGCTCATGTACGTGTCCCGCCGGATCTCCACCATCAGGGCGCTCACCCGCGGCTCCCGGCCGTAGAACTCCAACGGCACGTACGTCCCACTGAACGGGCTGTCCAGACCGACCTCCCCGACCGCCCCGAACGCCTTCCGCGCCGCGTCGAGCAGCTCGGGCGGTGTGTGGAAGGAGTCGGTCCCGAGACAGACCGGCGGCCGCGGGCCTTCGCCGTGCAGCTCGTAGGGCAGCGGTGCGCTGGGGTACGAGTGCACGTCGATGACGACGGCCCGCCCGGCAGCGGCCAGCCGCTCGGCCACGGCG is a genomic window containing:
- a CDS encoding sigma-70 family RNA polymerase sigma factor, producing MDRADVGALVQSAVDGDAAAWKALVEGLSPLVWAVVRAHRLSDADAHEVYQTVWFRFAQHLGRIREPDKAKSWLASTARHECLKVLKSLRRLTVTDDPQLLDRISEDRTPEQSFIDSEEAAAQSERVRYLWQEFEELGERCRQLLRILMASPKPGYQEVSAALGIAVGSIGPLRQRCLRRLRARLEARGAM
- a CDS encoding cytochrome P450 is translated as MTEETTTLAEQAPPPVREWPPLDLAGTEFDPVLAELMREGPLSRIRLPHGEGWAWLATRYADVRAITNDPRFSREEVTHRQVTRLAPHFKPRPGSLAFADQPDHNRLRKVVAGAFTVAATKRLRPRAQEMLDGLVDGLVQDGPPADLVERVLEPFPISVVSEVMGVPAADREQVHAWTRRIISTSGGAEAAEKAKNGLYGWITETVRARALSSGDDVYSLLGAAVRRGEISETEAVGLAGPLQIGGEAVTHNCGQMLYLLLTRPELMDRMRHQPEARGTVLDELLRHIPHRTSVGLARIALEDVDLHGCGIRAGDAVYVSYLAANRDPEVFPDPDRIDPDREPNPHLAFGNGPHYCTGAVLARLQTELLVDTLLDRLPGLRLAVAADEVVWRRKTMIRGPQTLPVTW